The following is a genomic window from Nitrospira sp..
CCAATAGCGCAACATCGATCCACTGAATGGGCTTTTTGCCGGACGCCCCCACGATGCCAAACCCTTCTGTGCCGTTGTGGAGCGCAAAGCCCGTCACGAGCAACAGGCTCAGCGACCACTCTCCGCTGGCATAACTCGCGCCGATCGCCAACCCTTCGCCCAGGTTGTGAAAACCCATTCCCACCGCGATCATATACGGAAGGGAAAGAAAGCGCCCACCCTGAATGCGCCCAAGAATCTGCCTGGACTCCAGCACCACCAGCCCAACCAGGCTCGCGCCCAGGCTGCCCAGGAAAATCACCCAGGACAGCACATCGCGCGCGCCGCTTAATTCAACGGCTTCATGCATCAAGTCGAAAAAGAGATAGAGCAGCACACCGGTGGCGACCCCGATCAACAGACCTTCCCACGATCGAGGCAACACTTTTCCCAGCACCAGCGCGGCCCCAATCCCGAGATAGACAGGGATGACACCGGCAATAAGACCGAGAATCACGAGACTGAGCATGAACGCACTCCCATCAAGCCATCACGGCGACACAGATCTTTATCGCGCAGAACTGAGTCCGTACTCTATAGCCGTATCTATGACAAAAATCCATCTCGGCATGGCAGCGGTCGGCTCTGTTGACGGCGATGCGCCTGTCGCTTCAACCACCACATGCGGAGCGCGGTGCCGTATAGGATGGAAGGAAACAAACCGGCGACGCACACGATCCAACGCCCAATCAGTCCAAAGGCTTCGCCGTTATGGAGCGGAAACAGCCACGCGAGCACCGTTTCACCGGCTGTAAGCGTCCGCCAGTCGCGCACGCTTACGATGGCGCCGCTAAATTGATCCACCCACACGATGCTTTCGCCGCTCGTGCGCCTGACTTCATCCGGCTGGCGCAACCCAATCTGAAAGGCCTCTTCCGCTTGCTGCGGCAATCCAATCCATTTCACCTCGCCGTTGGGGAAGCGGCCTCGCGCGATGGCGACCGCGCGGTCGATCGAAAGCGGAGTCCCCTCAGCGTCGATTGTTGAATGCACATCCGTCTCCTCGGGAATCGGCAAGACCCAAGTGACGGCGGGGATCACATATTCAGGAAATTCGAGGTACAGGCCGGTGCAAGCCAGAATGACCAGCAGAGGCGTGCCGGCCAGGCCGCTCAACTTATGGACATCGTAGTGCCGCCGGATGACGCTCCCCTTGGACTGAAACGTCAGCGCCTGGCGAATCCGCCCAGGCCTCGGCCACCAGAGATAGAGCCCGGTCGCAACCGAGCCCAGCAGGAACAACGCCAGCACACCGACCGCGACTTCTCCGATTCGCCCCAGCCAGAGCCCTTTGTGCAATTCATAGACAAAGGACACCGCGGTCTCGCCCCAAATCCGATCCCGGCTCAACACCTCGGCGCTATAGGGATCGATGGTCACCTCACGGTCTTGACCATCGACGCGCGCATCGCCCGGCGCTTTAAACCAGGCGGTGACGACACCCTGGCGGTCCTGTGGAAGAAACAGGCCGTAGGGACCCGGCACATCCGGCTTCGCACGTTGCGCCGCCGCCGCCATTTCGTCGAACGACCGGTAACTCCCGCTGCCGCTTGTCGTCAAGCGCTCAACGTTCAGCCATTCGTCGATAGCCTGGTAGAAGACCAGTGCGCTGCCCGTCAGCCCCATCAGGGCAAACAGGAACCCTGCGAACAAACCGATCGCCCAATGTGCCAGCAACCAGCGCTTCTGCCATGCCATGCGAGCCACGCGGCCGATTCAATCCAGCTATGCCGAATAACCTCCCCGATTCATTTACTGGAATTCAAATTTCAACGAGCCGATCACCGTGAACGGCGCGCCGGTATAGACGATTTCACGGAAGTTTTGCGTGCCTGAGTAATACCGCTGATCCAGCAAGTTCGTAAAATTCAACGCGGCCATCATGTTTGTCCGGCCGAAGATCTCCGGCTTGCGATAGTACAGCGCGGCATCCATGCGGACATACCCCGCCAGCTCAAAGGGAGCAGCGCAGTTGGCCGGATCCTGGCATTGGAATACGCCGTTCCGTTTGCCCTGGGCAAACATGCCGAGGCCCGCGCCAAACCCTTTCACGACACCTTCTTGAAAGAAATAGGTCGTCCACAGGCTCCCTTGATGCAACGCCGAGTTCGACACGCGGCTGCCTTCCGCAAACAGCAGATCGTTCTTCACGCGCGCATCGGTATAGGCGTAATTTGCAATGAGGTCCCATCCCGGCAGCAGCTGACCTTGCACATCGAACTCGATGCCCTGACTCCGTTGCTTGCCCGTGGCAACCGAGAAGGCAAAGCCATTCAATGGATCGGACGTCAACACATTTTTCTTAGTGACGTCGAAGACGGCGATTGTGGACCGCAACTTCCCATCGTACGTCTGAAGCTTGATGCCGCCTTCATACGATCGGCCGCGCTCGGGGTCGAACAGCTTTCCGTCGATGCTTCTCGAACCGGCACTCTGCGGCGCAAAGGACTCGGTATAGTTGACATAGAATGCGAGCGGTTTCACCGGCTGATAGGTCAGGCCGATCGACGGACTGAAGGCCGTGTCCGTTTTCGTATCCGAACTGCCCGTCGTCGTCAGATCGTCCGGACGAGTCGTGATCGTTTGATCGAACAGGTCGAACCGGCCGCCGAAATGCATGTGGAGATTGTCGAGCAATGTTACCTGATCGCCGAAATAGGCGCCTAAGATATTGTTGGTCTGACTGCTATCGTTAAACTTGGTCAACGCGGGATTGAGAAACAGCCGATCATTGGGATTGAAGATATTGATGTAGCTAAACGCGCCGGCAGTGGTGGTATCGCCGCCGAAATCGCCGGATGCCGTAGCCGACGAGGCTTCCCGCCCCAACTCAATGCCGAGAATCGTTTTATGCTTAATCGATCCCGTCGAGAAGGCCCCGTGCAACTCATTCTGCCAATAGTGGCTCTGCACGGTGGTCGGAAGCTCATAGCGGGCCAGGTTGAGAATCCCATCGGTTTCTGGCCCGACTAAAAAATTGGATTCCAAGCTGGAGTAGCGCTGGCGTGCGACCGACGTCCGGAAAGCGCTGCGCCACTTGAACATGTCGTTGATCTCATGCCACAGTGTCAGAGTCGCTTTCCCGCTGTGCACGTCGCTTTTTCTTGAAGAATCGCCCAAGAAGCGGCTGATGGGGATGTTCGCCACGGTATTGCCAATCGCGACCAAGCCGCGATCGATGGGCGTGCTATTGTAGAGGTATTCCCCTTCGATGCGTAACGTCGTGCGCGGACCGATCTCCCAGCCGAATGTCGGCGCGAGAAATACTCGCTCGCTCTTGACCCCATCTCGGTAGCTTTCAGCCGACTCATACAATCCGTTAAACCGATAGGTGAGCGTCTTCCTGTCGTTCAACGGCCCGCCGATATCGATCATGGGACGATAGAGTCCATAACTACCGACGATCATCTCCGCTGAATAATACGGAGTCTTCAACGGCGCCTTTGTGACTTGATTGATAATACCGCCCGGATCGGACCGGCCATAGAGGTACGACGGCGGGCCTTTGACAACCTCAACACGCTCAAGATTCGCGACGTCGCGCTGCGCGCGCGAGCTGTAGGTACTATCGTCTCGAAATCCGTTTTTAAAGACATTCAGCCCCTCGGCGGAGTCAAACCCGCGAATCATGAAGCTGCCGCCTTGGCCGCCCTGGGTGCTGAATTGGGAGACGCCGCTCACATTTCTGAGCGCATCGCTGAAGCGAATCACTTTTTGATCTTCCAGGACCTGCCGCGTCACGACTTCAATCGACCGCGGCGTGTCTTGAATGGGAACCGGAATGCGAGTGGCGGACGTCGAGTCATCGGCCGTATACCCGCGTTCTTTGATTTCTTTCACGACGATTTCCGGCACCTTGATCGGCTTGGCCTTCACAGGCCGCTCCTCACCCTGCGCCGTCTCGGCGAGCGTGGAAACCGGCTTTTCCATCGGCAGGACCGCCGGCACTGGCGAGCCCTGCATCAGCGTCACCGCATTGGCGCCAGTCACGCGATAAGTCAGCCCGGTGCCAGCCAGCAATGCGCTCAACGCTTGCTCCGGCGCCTGACTGCCGTTGACGCCGGGCGATTGAATCCCCGCCGCGAGTTCCGTGGGAAAGCTGACCTGCCACCCGGTGGCGTCCACGAAGGCATTGAGCGCCGACCCGAGAGATTGAGAGGGAATGCTGTACTCCACCATCGTGAGCGGCCGCATCTCGGCCATTCCATCCTGGGCACCGGCTGGATCGGCGACCAGACCTGCCAGCGCAAGCAGCAGCACGGCACGGCCCGCATTCCGAAGCGATGGCCGATGCCACCATCGATTCCTTTGCCAGTTCTGTTCTGTATGGTTATTCATCGAGTGAATGCGTCGCGACATGCCATGCCTCCTTGTTCGTCTTATGCTTGCTAAGACGAACGGAGACAGACGTTCCCTCAGTCCGCGCGGCGCGAACACTCACGGCACGGTCAAAAAAGAATAGCGAGCTGGTTGGTGAGACTGACCATCTGAAGCGGAAATGTTTTGACGAGTAAGGACAGAACGCCGGCGGGATCGTCCAAGTTATAGGTGCCCGTCACACGGATCTCACCGAGATCCTGATTCCAAAGCACGATGGGCCCAGGATAATACCGGCGGACCTCATCGACGACCTGCGCGAGCAAAACCCCATCGACAACCAGCCGGCCTTTCAGCCAGGCCGAGGCCGAATCGAGATCGACCGGATGCGGGGCGCTGAGCCGGCCTTGCTCGCATTGCAGCTGAGCCCCGGCCGGCAACTGAGCCGTGGACCGGCGGCCGCCGCGGCTGCTGACTTCGACCAGCCCTTCAAGCACCGTGACTTGATCAATCCCAGGTCTGGCCCGCACGACAAACTCAGTTCCCACCGCGCGTGTATCGGCTTCTAGGCTTTCAACGATGAACGGATGTTCCGGATCGGGCTGAACCTTGAAGAAGGCTTCTCCTCTGAGCAGCCGCACCCGCCGGACAGTTCCATCGAACGTGATCGCAATGGCCGACTGTGCATTGAGCGTGACTGTCGAGCGGTCGGGCAATTGAATCGTCTGCCGTTCGCCTGTTCCCGTCCGATAATCGGATTGGAACCGCATCATGAGATCGGCGTGAAACACAGCCATCGTAAGCACCGCGACACAAGCGGCCATACCGGCTGCTGGCCACCATCGACGGTGCATACCGCGTTGCACCGGCCACCCTGCAGGCGGCGAACTTTCGGCCGCCAGAGACGCGGCCGCATGCCATTCCGGATCGTTCCACACTCCGGAAAGCGCGTCGAACATCCGCGCATGGTCGGCGTTTTGCGCGCGCCAGGCCTCGAACGTCCGACGATCCTCCGGCTGAACCCGGCTATTGTGCAACCGCACGACCCACGCGATTGCGTCTTGACGAATTTCGGCTTCGCGGGTGTCCTGACTGACGCGCCGCTGCTCGTCTGAAGACCGCACCATCACACCCCGGTTCTGAAATGAAGAGCCCAGTATACCTTGAGACGGATACCGGGACCAATCTCCTCACTGGTCGGTATTCAGAGCTTCGAGAATGACGCTGGCCTGATCGAGCGCGCGCATAAGCAATTTCTCCACGCCGCTTTCAGAAATGCTCATGCGGGTAGAAATTTCACGGTAGGAATAGCCATAGACACGGTACAGCAAAAACGCCTCCCTGGTGCGCGGAGGCAGGGCCTCAATCCCCTTCAGCAATATCCGAAGCCGCTCCTTTCCCATCGCGACGCGCTCCGGTGACGGCGTGCCGCAGGGCACCTCAATCGCCCCATCCAAGGGATCGACGGCTTGGGGCCGGTTGAGGTCTTTTCGAAGGTGATCGATGGCCAGGTTGGTGGCAATGCGGTGCAGCAAGGCGCGAGGATGCTCGACGGCTCGTGTATCGACCAGGCCCAGCAGCCTGAGATAGGCTTCTTGCATCAGGTCCGCCGCCGTATCATGAGACTTCACCATAGCGGAAAGACGCCGCGTCAGTTCGTCGCGATATCGGTGAAAGAGATCTTCAATCTGAACAGATGTGAGAAGCATGGACACACCATCCATCGACGAATGCCAGATGCGGCGGCTGACTGATCGAGTGTCGATCCGCCGCAATAAAAAAGCCCACGGGCATCGCATGATGCCGTGGGCTCTGTCCGTAAAGACTCTGGCCTCAGATATTTCTGATATTGAGAAGCGATCTCAGAAGTGGATTGTACGCGCGCGCGGGAGACAAAGTCCAGCCAGAAGTTCGCGCGTATCGCCACGCCAGCCAAGCGGTCAATGCCGCTGTAACGCGATCTTGAATCGAGTTGTAGCTCAAACGCGGCTTATCGCGATGGAGTCATATCGGGCTGAGCCAGGCCGCGCGCGCGAACACATCGAATCTCCCGCTGCAATCCGGCGTCACCAGCGGTATCGCAGGCTTGCATAGACCGTCCGGCGAGCGCCATAGAAACAGGCCGCATCGGCGCAGGTCGCTACGTACTGATTGTCCAAGAAATTGTTGAGGTTGACGTTCAGTTCGGCGCCGCGCAAGCTGCTGTGGACCTGCCGCAGATCGTACCGGACCGCCGCATCGAACAACGTGTACGACGGCGCATTCAGGCTATTGGCGATGTCCCCAAAATTGGAACCGATATAGCGCATCCCGCCGCCCAGATTCAGCCCTGCAAGCCACACCCCCTTGAAGGAATGGTCGAGCCATAGCGAGGCCTGATGCCGTGGGGTCAACGAGAGGCGATGGCCGAGTTCGCCGGCGTTGTTACTATTGGTAATCTTTGAGTCCGTGAGCGAGTATCCCGCCGTCACATTGAGGGTCTCAAACAGGCTGGCTTTGCCCTCGACTTCGATGCCGCGTACCCGCGCCTCGCCGGTCTGCACATTGAACCCGAAATGCCCAGGATCGAGGTCGGGCGTCACAATATTTTGGCGGGTCAACTGATACGCCGCGATCGTCACAAGCGCGTTATACCCGGCCGGTTTGTACTTGATGCCGGCCTCGTATTGCTGCCCCGTCGTGGGCTCGAACGGCGTTCCGGCAAAATTGGTTCCGGCTTCGGGTTGAAACGATACCGAATAGCTCACATACGGCGAGACTCCGTTCTCGAAGAGGTAATTCAACCCGGCACGATAGGTGAGCGCTGAATCCCGTTGCCGCGTCGAGCTCGCTTCACCTAAAAAGAAATCGCGGGTCTGCGTGTCGGCATTGGCGAAATCGTATCGCAGGCCGGCCGTCAGGACCCAGCGCTCGTACTTGAGTTGGTCCTGCACATACAGTCCGATTTGTTCGCGCTGTTGCTCGCTGGCAAAATCGATCAGGGGAAAATCAAACGACTGCCCGTAGACCGGCGCATAGATATCCAGATCCGGCGAGTTGGAAAACCCACGATGCGTGCGCCCGCTCACACGACGATAGTCCACCCCCACCAACAGCTGATGTGTAATCGCTCCTGTATCAAAATTCCCTTGCGCTCGCGTGTCCACGGTAACGGTCCCTGCCCGGTCGCGATAGAGTCCGGCAAGACGGCTGATGGTCCGAAAGTCCGTCGGCACACCAGCGCCATCGCGCAAGAAATCCAAGTAGAAGGTCGTTGGATAGTCGGTTCTGACATCGGCGTACCGAAAGTTCTGCTCTATTTTCCACATCTCGTTGAAGCGATGTTCGAACGCATATCCGATACTGTATTGCTGCCGCTTCCAACGATCAAATCCTGGCTCCCCCACAAATCGATTGATCGGAAGCACGCCGTTGGGGTTCCCCCGCAACGTGCCTTCTGGCGGCAAGAACTGCAGCGTATTCCCAGCATCGTCTTTCTGAAAGTGCCCAAGGATGGTGAAGCTGGTATTGGTCTGCGGACGCCAGGTGAAAGTCGGCGCGATGAAATAGCGCTTGTCCTTGGCAAAATCCACCTGCGTGTCGCTGTCGCGCACCATCCCGGTGATTCGATAAAGAAATCGGCCCGCACTGTCGATCGGCCCGCCGAAATCGACTCCGCCTTGAAGTCGATTGAACGAGCCGCCCAGCAGAAGCACTTCCCGCAATGGAGTCTCCGTCGCCCGTTTGCTCGTCATATTGACCAACCCGCCTGGCGGGCTTTGTCCATACAGCATCGATGCAGGCCCCTTCAGCACTTCAACACGCTCCAGGCCGTAGGGCTCGATCCGCAAATTGGCGTAATTGACACCCAATAATCCAAGGCCGTCGAGAAACTGCGGCGCGTCGAACCCGCGGATGTTGAAGTAGTCGTCTCGCATCACCGGGCCGTACATCTCCGTCAGCACTCCCGGCGTATAGGCAACGGCTTGACTGACATTTTGCACCATCCGCGTATCCATTTCGGCGCGGGTGATGACGTTGATCGTTTGTGGAGTGGCAATCAGCGGAGTAGCGGTTTTTGCCCCGGAGGAGGTCTCTTCGGCGACGAATGGCGTGCCGGCTTCTTTGCTCCGCACATCCTTCACGACAACCTCCGGCACTTTGATAGGCTTCTGTTTCACAGGAGGCTCCAAGACCCCATCGGGCTCCGCCGAGGCCGGCCCATCGACCGCGGAGGAGACCGCGGAAGAAGCCGGCAGGCCGGTCCCTCGTTCAATGGTGAGCATCCGGTCGCCCTCGACACGATAGGTGAGGCCGGTGCCTGACAAGAGGATCTGCAATCCTTTCTCTCGTGTGTGCTTTCCGCTCAGGCCAGCCGAGTCCAGTCCTCCCGTGAGTTCACTCGACGAACTGATCTGCCAGCCGCTCGACACGGCAAAGGCATTCAACGCCGAGCCCAACGACTGCGGCGAAATGTTGAATTCCAGAACGGATGCCGACTCGGCATCTGCAGCCACGTCCTGAGCCGGGCTGTTTCCTGCCAACGGGCCGCTCAAGACAAGCATCGCTCCCATCGCAATCGCGCACCAATGCCTGTACGCGCTGATCCGCTGTCTATCCTGTCGTTCGTACTGACACATTCTCGACCTCCGTATGAATTACATCGCTGATGTAGACGGAAAGAGGCCTGTGCGTTCGCACCTGTCATGCACATTATTGAAATTTAATCGGGGCCGGTCAGAACAGAATCACCACGCGATCGCCCAGGCCGATCGACTGAAGAGGAAAGGTCTTGGAGAGGTGAAAGAGAATGTTCGGCGGGTCTTCGAGATTATACGTTCCGGTCACACGCTGCTGTCCGACCTGCTGATTCCAAAGAAAGATCGCCCCCGGATAATAGCGGCGCACTTCTTCAATCACCTGCGCGAGCGGAACCTCATCGACGATGAGCAGCCCCTGCAACCAGGCGGACGCCGCGGACAGATCGACCGGCTGCGCCGGGCTCAGGCGTCCCTGTTCGGTCTCTACCATGCGGCCGGCCGGCAGCCGCTCGGCGATCTGGTCTCCCTCGCGCGAGCTGACCTCGACGACGCCATCGAGGACCGTCACGCGATCGGATCCCGGGCGATGGCGCACCACAAACTCCGTGCCGACCGCGCGCGTGGCGGTCTCGGCGGCGTCAACGATAAACGGCCGGCCCGCGTCGTGCTGAACCTTGAAAAACGCCTCGCCTTTCAGCAACCGAACGCGCCGAACGCTTTCGTTGAACGAGATCACAATGGCCGACTGTGTATTGAGCGTCACCAGCGATTGATCCGGCAATCGAACCGTGCGCCGTTCGCCTGCGGACGTTTGATAGTCCGCTTGTATCCGTGTCGCCAGGTCGAAATACATCGCCCCCAGGATCAACGCCACGAGACAGGCGGCGACCGCGAGGACAGGGCTCCTTCCTCGCCCTTCTACCGGCATCCGGATCTCGCGGCTGACCGACCCGTTGCGGGCCACAGAAAACGCGGCTGAATCCAGCGTATGATCGTCCCACACCCTGGTAATCTTGTCGTACGCACGCGCGTGAGCCGCGCTTTGAGCTTGCCAGCACTCGAAGGCCCGCCGGTCATCCGCCGTTGCGTCACGATCGCTCAATCGTGCCAGCCAGACGATCGCTTCTTGCCGAACCTTGGCCGCTTGATTGTCGGGCAGCAGGTCCTCGGACTGATTATCCGGCAATGGCATACGGCTCCTCTGCCCTATCCGAAGTTCTACAAAAGAAGTTCAGTATAGAGGGTGACGAATGAGCCTGCCACTACTCTCATCTCACTCGACGCCGTCGAAGGCATCAACCGACGCACAGGTTTGCTCAATCGCACGGCGGATGTGCTTGTCCACGCCGCTGAGAGAGATCCCCATGTGAGCAGCGATTTCCCGGTAGGAATATTCGTGAACGCGGTAGAGAACAAACGCCTCCCTGGTGCGCGGCGGAAGATCCTCCACCGCCTGAATAAACATCTGAAGCCGCTCTTTGCCGAGCAGGGCTCGCTCCTGAGTAGGAACCGGGCAAGGCAGATCCAGCGCTGTCTCCAGTGGATCCGCGGCGTTCGGCCCATTTTTCCTGGCTCTCAAGTAGTCGATTGCCAAGTTCCGAGCGATCCGATGCAGTAAGGCGCGTGGCTGCTCGACCGGCTGCGCATCCGTGATCCGGAGAAGCCGCACATAGGTATCCTGCATAAGATCGGCCGCCGTATCCCGAGAATGAACCATGCCGATGAGACGGCGCATCAATTCATCACGGTACAGCGAAAAAAGGTCGGCAATCTGAGCCGTGGTCAATGCCATAAAATATTCCGTATAGGCTACTGGAAGCCCATGGTACGAGGTCTGGTCCGTCCTCTTTGCCGGCGTCGCATAAAAAAACCCACGCGCATCGCATGATGCCGTGGGCTCTGTCCGCAAAGACTCTGGCCTCAGATGTTTCTGATATTGAGAGGCGAAATCAGAATAGGATTGTACGCGCGCGCTGGCGGCAAAGTCCAGCTGGAAGTTTGCGCGCGCCAGGGACAGGCCTTACGTGTGGCGGCGCCGGCCATACCACGCACTGAGAAGAATCGGCGCGCTGAGGGTAATCCAGGAGAGCGCATCCCACACGCCATCGTCCAGCAGCGCCGAAATCAATCCAATGGCACTGGTGACCGCCACCGCCACAGGCATCCCCCAAATCTGTCTGGCCGACAGCGCTCGATTCACCGGC
Proteins encoded in this region:
- a CDS encoding conserved membrane protein of unknown function (Evidence 4 : Unknown function but conserved in other organisms; MaGe:77307404), yielding MLSLVILGLIAGVIPVYLGIGAALVLGKVLPRSWEGLLIGVATGVLLYLFFDLMHEAVELSGARDVLSWVIFLGSLGASLVGLVVLESRQILGRIQGGRFLSLPYMIAVGMGFHNLGEGLAIGASYASGEWSLSLLLVTGFALHNGTEGFGIVGASGKKPIQWIDVALLGLIAGGPTCLGALLSGQGLSPYWSIAFYTFAAGSLLYVILSLTAMSYTATRRVQVAVGLFLGISLMYLTAMLLALVGGIRS
- a CDS encoding conserved membrane protein of unknown function (Evidence 4 : Unknown function but conserved in other organisms; MaGe:77307405): MAWQKRWLLAHWAIGLFAGFLFALMGLTGSALVFYQAIDEWLNVERLTTSGSGSYRSFDEMAAAAQRAKPDVPGPYGLFLPQDRQGVVTAWFKAPGDARVDGQDREVTIDPYSAEVLSRDRIWGETAVSFVYELHKGLWLGRIGEVAVGVLALFLLGSVATGLYLWWPRPGRIRQALTFQSKGSVIRRHYDVHKLSGLAGTPLLVILACTGLYLEFPEYVIPAVTWVLPIPEETDVHSTIDAEGTPLSIDRAVAIARGRFPNGEVKWIGLPQQAEEAFQIGLRQPDEVRRTSGESIVWVDQFSGAIVSVRDWRTLTAGETVLAWLFPLHNGEAFGLIGRWIVCVAGLFPSILYGTALRMWWLKRQAHRRQQSRPLPCRDGFLS
- a CDS encoding Ferrichrome-iron receptor (MaGe:77307406), with protein sequence MSRRIHSMNNHTEQNWQRNRWWHRPSLRNAGRAVLLLALAGLVADPAGAQDGMAEMRPLTMVEYSIPSQSLGSALNAFVDATGWQVSFPTELAAGIQSPGVNGSQAPEQALSALLAGTGLTYRVTGANAVTLMQGSPVPAVLPMEKPVSTLAETAQGEERPVKAKPIKVPEIVVKEIKERGYTADDSTSATRIPVPIQDTPRSIEVVTRQVLEDQKVIRFSDALRNVSGVSQFSTQGGQGGSFMIRGFDSAEGLNVFKNGFRDDSTYSSRAQRDVANLERVEVVKGPPSYLYGRSDPGGIINQVTKAPLKTPYYSAEMIVGSYGLYRPMIDIGGPLNDRKTLTYRFNGLYESAESYRDGVKSERVFLAPTFGWEIGPRTTLRIEGEYLYNSTPIDRGLVAIGNTVANIPISRFLGDSSRKSDVHSGKATLTLWHEINDMFKWRSAFRTSVARQRYSSLESNFLVGPETDGILNLARYELPTTVQSHYWQNELHGAFSTGSIKHKTILGIELGREASSATASGDFGGDTTTAGAFSYINIFNPNDRLFLNPALTKFNDSSQTNNILGAYFGDQVTLLDNLHMHFGGRFDLFDQTITTRPDDLTTTGSSDTKTDTAFSPSIGLTYQPVKPLAFYVNYTESFAPQSAGSRSIDGKLFDPERGRSYEGGIKLQTYDGKLRSTIAVFDVTKKNVLTSDPLNGFAFSVATGKQRSQGIEFDVQGQLLPGWDLIANYAYTDARVKNDLLFAEGSRVSNSALHQGSLWTTYFFQEGVVKGFGAGLGMFAQGKRNGVFQCQDPANCAAPFELAGYVRMDAALYYRKPEIFGRTNMMAALNFTNLLDQRYYSGTQNFREIVYTGAPFTVIGSLKFEFQ
- a CDS encoding Sensor (MaGe:77307407); the protein is MVRSSDEQRRVSQDTREAEIRQDAIAWVVRLHNSRVQPEDRRTFEAWRAQNADHARMFDALSGVWNDPEWHAAASLAAESSPPAGWPVQRGMHRRWWPAAGMAACVAVLTMAVFHADLMMRFQSDYRTGTGERQTIQLPDRSTVTLNAQSAIAITFDGTVRRVRLLRGEAFFKVQPDPEHPFIVESLEADTRAVGTEFVVRARPGIDQVTVLEGLVEVSSRGGRRSTAQLPAGAQLQCEQGRLSAPHPVDLDSASAWLKGRLVVDGVLLAQVVDEVRRYYPGPIVLWNQDLGEIRVTGTYNLDDPAGVLSLLVKTFPLQMVSLTNQLAILF
- a CDS encoding Putative RNA polymerase sigma factor FecI (Sigma-19) (Evidence 3 : Putative function from multiple computational evidences; MaGe:77307408); this translates as MLLTSVQIEDLFHRYRDELTRRLSAMVKSHDTAADLMQEAYLRLLGLVDTRAVEHPRALLHRIATNLAIDHLRKDLNRPQAVDPLDGAIEVPCGTPSPERVAMGKERLRILLKGIEALPPRTREAFLLYRVYGYSYREISTRMSISESGVEKLLMRALDQASVILEALNTDQ
- a CDS encoding Iron complex outermembrane recepter protein (MaGe:77307409); the encoded protein is MCQYERQDRQRISAYRHWCAIAMGAMLVLSGPLAGNSPAQDVAADAESASVLEFNISPQSLGSALNAFAVSSGWQISSSSELTGGLDSAGLSGKHTREKGLQILLSGTGLTYRVEGDRMLTIERGTGLPASSAVSSAVDGPASAEPDGVLEPPVKQKPIKVPEVVVKDVRSKEAGTPFVAEETSSGAKTATPLIATPQTINVITRAEMDTRMVQNVSQAVAYTPGVLTEMYGPVMRDDYFNIRGFDAPQFLDGLGLLGVNYANLRIEPYGLERVEVLKGPASMLYGQSPPGGLVNMTSKRATETPLREVLLLGGSFNRLQGGVDFGGPIDSAGRFLYRITGMVRDSDTQVDFAKDKRYFIAPTFTWRPQTNTSFTILGHFQKDDAGNTLQFLPPEGTLRGNPNGVLPINRFVGEPGFDRWKRQQYSIGYAFEHRFNEMWKIEQNFRYADVRTDYPTTFYLDFLRDGAGVPTDFRTISRLAGLYRDRAGTVTVDTRAQGNFDTGAITHQLLVGVDYRRVSGRTHRGFSNSPDLDIYAPVYGQSFDFPLIDFASEQQREQIGLYVQDQLKYERWVLTAGLRYDFANADTQTRDFFLGEASSTRQRDSALTYRAGLNYLFENGVSPYVSYSVSFQPEAGTNFAGTPFEPTTGQQYEAGIKYKPAGYNALVTIAAYQLTRQNIVTPDLDPGHFGFNVQTGEARVRGIEVEGKASLFETLNVTAGYSLTDSKITNSNNAGELGHRLSLTPRHQASLWLDHSFKGVWLAGLNLGGGMRYIGSNFGDIANSLNAPSYTLFDAAVRYDLRQVHSSLRGAELNVNLNNFLDNQYVATCADAACFYGARRTVYASLRYRW
- a CDS encoding Putative Iron dicitrate transmembrane sensor FecR (Evidence 3 : Putative function from multiple computational evidences; MaGe:77307410); its protein translation is MPLPDNQSEDLLPDNQAAKVRQEAIVWLARLSDRDATADDRRAFECWQAQSAAHARAYDKITRVWDDHTLDSAAFSVARNGSVSREIRMPVEGRGRSPVLAVAACLVALILGAMYFDLATRIQADYQTSAGERRTVRLPDQSLVTLNTQSAIVISFNESVRRVRLLKGEAFFKVQHDAGRPFIVDAAETATRAVGTEFVVRHRPGSDRVTVLDGVVEVSSREGDQIAERLPAGRMVETEQGRLSPAQPVDLSAASAWLQGLLIVDEVPLAQVIEEVRRYYPGAIFLWNQQVGQQRVTGTYNLEDPPNILFHLSKTFPLQSIGLGDRVVILF
- a CDS encoding DNA-directed RNA polymerase sigma-70 factor (MaGe:77307411), which encodes MRTEPTASCDARGFFYATPAKRTDQTSYHGLPVAYTEYFMALTTAQIADLFSLYRDELMRRLIGMVHSRDTAADLMQDTYVRLLRITDAQPVEQPRALLHRIARNLAIDYLRARKNGPNAADPLETALDLPCPVPTQERALLGKERLQMFIQAVEDLPPRTREAFVLYRVHEYSYREIAAHMGISLSGVDKHIRRAIEQTCASVDAFDGVE
- a CDS encoding hypothetical protein (Evidence 4 : Unknown function but conserved in other organisms; MaGe:77307412); the encoded protein is MNRALSARQIWGMPVAVAVTSAIGLISALLDDGVWDALSWITLSAPILLSAWYGRRRHT